The Deferribacter autotrophicus genomic sequence TATTTTTAAAAGAGCAAAAACTAGTTATAGACAAGCATTTTGATCACATTAATTATGAACTTAAAATGACTATATGCTCTTATAGAGCATATTTAAGAGATTTTTCAAAAATTTTAAATAAAGCTGAGTGTAAAAAAGAATCTATAATAGAGCTTCTTAAAGATGTAAGTACTTTCAGAGAAGTCATCAAGCAAATTTCACTTTTTTACCAGTATGCAAAAAATGAAAGATTAATTGATTTATTCAAATTTACAGATGAATACAGTAGTCTTTTAACAGATGTTTATCTTTTCCGTATTCTTAAACTTTTACTTCCTGAAAACAAAGTTGAAATAACATCAAAAATTAAGGATTTTCTAAAAAAAGAATCCCAATATAGAGCTGAAAAAGGAATGTCAGTGGTGACATCAAACGATGCAAACAATGAAGAGCTCATTTACAAATACTCTGTATATAAAAAGTTTTTTTACAACATTCTTTTTTTATCACAGAAGAGAAAAGAAGATGCCACAGAACTTAGACATTTCGCCTATGCTATTGCGGCAGGCATTGCAATGATATTTGCCACTTCAATAGCTTTCATTTCACAAAAAAAATATGGCAACCTGACCATGTCATTTTTTGTTGCTCTCGTTGTAAGCTATATGTTCAAAGATAGAATAAAAGATTTCTTTAAACAAATGTTTGACAATAGATTTATTTTCAAAAAAGTCTATGATTTTAGAAATAAAATATATGACCTTGAAAGATTTCGACTATTTGGCTTTTATAAAGAAAGGGTACGCTTTGTTTCTGAAAATGACGTACCAAAAAGAATTCTTGAAACTAGGCTAAAAAAAACTGATAGCAATCTCACAACATGGTATTTAGGAGAAAATATTTTAAAATATGAGAAAAAAATCAAACTTTATAACGATAAAATAACTAATTCTTTTAAAGATAAAATTGAAGGATTAAATGACATTGTACGCTTTAATATTAATAAATTTACAAAAAAAATGGATGATCCTACATTAATTTTATATTCTATCTCTGAAGATTCTCTTAAAAAGATTGAAGCCTCAAAAGTATATCACATTAATCTAGTAATTGAATTTCAGTCTGAAGATAAAAAACATCTTTACAAAGTAAGACTTATTTTAACAAAAGAAGGGATAAAGAGAATAGAAATCCCAGAGTATGACCTAACAATAAAAAATGAGCACATTATTTGATTATTTTCACTTCAGGCTCTAAAAGTATACCAAATTTTTTATAAACAGTTGATTGTACATGATCTATTATTGCAAGAATATCCTTTGATTTTGCATCGCCACAATTTACAATAAAATTCGCATGTTTTTCAGAAACCTTGGCTCCACCAATGGAAAACCCTTTTAATCCGGCTTCTTCAATCAACCTACCAGCATAATCTCCAGTTGGCCTTTTAAAAACCGAACCACATGAAGCAAACTCAAGAGGTTGCTTATCTTCCCTCCTAACAAGGATATCATTTTTAATCTTTTCTAACTCTTTTATCTCACCTCTTTTTCGTAGAAACCTGGCACTCAAAATTATCTTATTTTCCAGTCCTTTTGCCTTTCTGTATGAAAAAACGCAATCTTCATTTTTAATTACTTCAACATCGTTTTTATCTATATCATAAACCAGACAATCAACCAAAATATCCTTCATTTCGATTCCAAAAGCACCTGCATTCATCTTAACAGCTCCTCCCACAGATCCAGGAATACCGGCAAGTTTTTCAAATCCAGCTATTCCTTTATGAACAGCAAACTCCACAAGTTCCATCAAACCCACACCACATCCAGCGACAAGAAATTCTTTTTTATCCAGAATCCACCTATTTAATAAAGCTGTAGAAACAACCACCCCTTCAAACCCCTCATCCATAAAAAGGACATTTGAACCAAAACCAATTATTTCATAAGATAATTTTTTACTTTTTGCCCATGAAATAGTTTCAATTAACTCATCATTGGTTACAGGCATAATAAAATATTTTGCAGGCCCACCAACCCTGTAAGTCGTATGCTTAGATAAAGGTTCGTTCTCAATAATTCTTATCATTTGCTAATCTTTGTATCCTTCAGTGCTCTTTTACATTCACACTCATTTTTTATCAACTTAAGGTTTTTTGTAATATTTTTAACAATCAATTTTATTTTTTCATTATTTTGTTTCATTACTTCAAGCACTTCATTCACAGTAAGTTTTTCAGTAGTTGTTCCTGCTGCAAAATTAGTGACTACACTAACATTTGCATAACAGATTTCAAGCTCCCTTGCCAATACACATTCTGGAAATAATGTCATCCCCACAATGTCAGCTCCTAAATTCCAAAAGGCTCTAATCTCTGCCGCAGTTTCAAGTCTTGGACCATTTGTACAAATGTATGTACCTTTTTCATAAAACCTCTCCTTAACAGATATCACACTCTTCGCAAGCACATTTCGAAGCTCAGGACAAAATGGATTAGTAAAATCAATATGGTATATCTCTTCCTCATCATAATAGGTGGATTCTCTACCACTTGTAAAATCAATCGCATTATCTGGAATCAGTATATCACCAGGTTTTAAGAGCCTATTAATTCCACCTACCGCAGTAAAAGCTATTATATGCTCCACACCAAGCTCTTTAAAACCATATATATTTGCCCTGTAATTTACTTTATGAGGTGGAATTTTATGACCATGTCCATGTCTATTTAAAAAATAAAATTCACACCCTTCAAAATAAAACTTTTTATATTTATCAGTTGGTTTTCCATAACGGTTTACAAGCTCTATATCTTCTACAAATTCAAATCCATCAATTTCATAAAGACCACTTCCACCAATTATCCCTATTTTCATACAACACCCCACTGAAAATATAAAATCTATTTTGGTCTCGGCAAATTCCAGTTTTTCAATATTGCAAGCAGTCTAATACTGAAAACTATCATAACTGACACAAAAACACTTATCCCTTCCGATACTCCCATTCTCATAGCAATCACAAAGAAAAAACCTCCCACCAGACAGGCAGAAGCATAAATTTCTTTCTGCAAAACCAGTGGAATTTCATGCTGTAAAACATCTCTAATCATTCCGCCAAAAGTTCCTGTCATCACACCTAAAAATACAGAACCAACTATTCCGATATTATATTCAAGTCCTATGGACGTGCCAATCACAGTAAAAATTCCAAGACCAAGGGCATCCATGATGAGTAAAAACTTAAATCTTCGCTCAATAATATGATGGAAGTAAAATGTTAAAACAGATACAGCTATGGAAATAATAAGATAATTGTAATCTTTAAATATAAATGGTGGAATTCTCCCCACAATTATATCTCTCAAAGTCCCACCACCCACTGCAGTAACAACACCAAGAAAGATAATTCCATAGATATCCATTTTTTTACGCACACCTGCAATGGCACCACTTGCTGCAAATGCTGCAGTACCCACAAGATCAAAAAGGTAAATAATCTTTGGAAAGGTCAAAGCTTCTCCACCCTCAAAATTCTTTTTGCAACAGAGGCAATTTTTTCATCATGAGTTACAAGTATTATGGAAAGCCCTTCAGCGTTTAATCTTTTAAACTCTTCAATTACAATTTTACTGTTATCCTTATCAAGATTTCCTGTAGGCTCATCTGCAAAAAGCACGGACGGACTATTAATCAATGCCCTTGCAATGGCAACCCTCTGCTGTTCTCCACCTGAAAGCTCTTTTGGAAAATGATTTATTCTACTTTCAAGCCCCATTTTAGCCAAAATATCTCTAGCCCGCTCAAAAGCATCCTTTTCACTGCCGTTAATCATACCTGGAATTGCCACATTTTCCAAAGCAGTAAAATCATCCAATAAATAGTGAAATTGAAACACAAAACCAAAATGCTCATTTCTTATATTGTCAAGATTTTTATCATTGTTATAAATATTTTCTCCGTTAAAAAGTACAAATCCATCATCAGGTTTTTCTAATCCACCCAGTATATGCAATAAAGTTGACTTTCCTGCACCAGACGGTCCCACCACCGCCACAAAATCTCCCTTTTCCATCTCAAAACTGAAATTTTCCAAAACTTTAATGATAGAATTACCTTTTGTATAATTTTTATATAAATTCTTCGCTTCTAAAATCATCATTCATTCCTCAACAACTCGATGGGATCAAGCTTGGCAGCTTGTCTTGAAGGAAAAAGAGAAGAAATATAAGTAATTATAACAGCACAGACAGTTACTATTACAAACACACCAGGCATTATCTTTACAGGTATTCTATCCATATAATAAATATCTTCAGGTAAACTGATAATTTTGTACTTTTCTAAAACAATACATATGAGATATCCAAGAACATCACCAATTAACGTCCCCACTATACCTATAAAAAGCCCTTGTTTGACAAAGATTTTTCTTATTAAAGATTCACTCGCCCCAAAAGATCTCAAAATGGCAATATCCTTTCTTTTATCTTTTACCGTCATTGTGATTAAGCTAATTAT encodes the following:
- the murB gene encoding UDP-N-acetylmuramate dehydrogenase translates to MIRIIENEPLSKHTTYRVGGPAKYFIMPVTNDELIETISWAKSKKLSYEIIGFGSNVLFMDEGFEGVVVSTALLNRWILDKKEFLVAGCGVGLMELVEFAVHKGIAGFEKLAGIPGSVGGAVKMNAGAFGIEMKDILVDCLVYDIDKNDVEVIKNEDCVFSYRKAKGLENKIILSARFLRKRGEIKELEKIKNDILVRREDKQPLEFASCGSVFKRPTGDYAGRLIEEAGLKGFSIGGAKVSEKHANFIVNCGDAKSKDILAIIDHVQSTVYKKFGILLEPEVKIIK
- a CDS encoding trimeric intracellular cation channel family protein; translation: MTFPKIIYLFDLVGTAAFAASGAIAGVRKKMDIYGIIFLGVVTAVGGGTLRDIIVGRIPPFIFKDYNYLIISIAVSVLTFYFHHIIERRFKFLLIMDALGLGIFTVIGTSIGLEYNIGIVGSVFLGVMTGTFGGMIRDVLQHEIPLVLQKEIYASACLVGGFFFVIAMRMGVSEGISVFVSVMIVFSIRLLAILKNWNLPRPK
- the mtnP gene encoding S-methyl-5'-thioadenosine phosphorylase; protein product: MKIGIIGGSGLYEIDGFEFVEDIELVNRYGKPTDKYKKFYFEGCEFYFLNRHGHGHKIPPHKVNYRANIYGFKELGVEHIIAFTAVGGINRLLKPGDILIPDNAIDFTSGRESTYYDEEEIYHIDFTNPFCPELRNVLAKSVISVKERFYEKGTYICTNGPRLETAAEIRAFWNLGADIVGMTLFPECVLARELEICYANVSVVTNFAAGTTTEKLTVNEVLEVMKQNNEKIKLIVKNITKNLKLIKNECECKRALKDTKISK
- a CDS encoding ABC transporter ATP-binding protein, translated to MMILEAKNLYKNYTKGNSIIKVLENFSFEMEKGDFVAVVGPSGAGKSTLLHILGGLEKPDDGFVLFNGENIYNNDKNLDNIRNEHFGFVFQFHYLLDDFTALENVAIPGMINGSEKDAFERARDILAKMGLESRINHFPKELSGGEQQRVAIARALINSPSVLFADEPTGNLDKDNSKIVIEEFKRLNAEGLSIILVTHDEKIASVAKRILRVEKL